One region of Cinclus cinclus chromosome 1, bCinCin1.1, whole genome shotgun sequence genomic DNA includes:
- the GJC2 gene encoding gap junction gamma-2 protein, whose protein sequence is MTNMSWSFLTRLLEEIHNHSTFVGKVWLTVLIVFRIVLTAVGGESIYSDEQSKFTCNTKQPGCDNVCYDAFAPLSHVRFWVFQIIMISTPSVMYLGYAIHRIARSAEEEKKFKGFKKKQFALNWQAVRNMEDAMEADEEEPMISDDAAEHEKAKAKPKCKEQQKHDGRRRIQQEGLMKIYVFQLLTRASFEVCFLIGQYLLYGFEVEAYYVCNRVPCPHTVDCFVSRPTEKTIFLLVMYVVSCLCLLLNMCEMFHLGFGTIRDAIRNRKINSFRQPPYNYAYPKNISCPPEYNLVVKSEKSTKIPNSLMAHEQNLANVAQEQQCTSPDENLPADLSTLHKHLRVAQEQLDIAFQSYSSTQANTQPSRTSSPASGGTVVEQNRANTAQEKQGAKPKASLEKGSSSSKDGKTSVWI, encoded by the coding sequence ATGACCAACATGAGCTGGAGCTTCCTCACCCGCCTGCTAGAAGAGATTCACAATCACTCCACCTTCGTGGGGAAGGTCTGGCTCACCGTGCTCATCGTCTTCCGCATCGTCCTGACGGCGGTGGGGGGCGAGTCCATCTACTCTGATGAGCAGAGCAAGTTCACCTGCAACACCAAGCAGCCGGGCTGCGACAACGTCTGCTACGACGCCTTCGCGCCGCTGTCGCACGTCAGGTTCTGGGTCTTCCAGATCATCATGATCTCCACGCCCTCGGTGATGTACCTGGGCTACGCCATCCACAGGATCGCCCGCTCGGCCGAGGAGGAGAAGAAGTTCAAGGGCTTCAAGAAGAAGCAGTTTGCCCTGAACTGGCAGGCCGTGCGTAACATGGAGGACGCCATGGAGGCCGACGAGGAGGAGCCCATGATCTCTGACGATGCGGCCGAGCACGAAAAAGCCAAGGCCAAGCCCAAgtgcaaggagcagcagaagcacGACGGGAGGAGGCGCATCCAGCAGGAGGGACTGATGAAAATCTACGTCTTCCAGCTCCTCACCCGGGCTTCCTTCGAGGTTTGCTTTTTGATAGGGCAGTATTTGCTCTACGGTTTCGAGGTGGAAGCGTATTACGTCTGCAACAGGGTCCCTTGTCCCCACACCGTGGACTGCTTTGTGTCCCGGCCCACGGAGAAGACCATCTTCCTCCTGGTGATGTATGTGGTGAgctgcctgtgcctgctgctgaaCATGTGCGAGATGTTCCACCTGGGATTCGGGACCATCCGCGACGCCATCCGCAACCGGAAAATCAACAGCTTCCGGCAGCCCCCCTACAACTACGCCTACCCCAAGAACATCTCCTGCCCTCCCGAGTACAACCTGGTCGTCAAATCCGAGAAGTCCACCAAGATCCCCAACAGCCTGATGGCCCACGAGCAGAACTTGGCCAACGtggctcaggagcagcagtgcaCCAGCCCGGACGAGAACCTGCCGGCGGATCTGTCCACGCTGCACAAGCACCTGCGGGtggcccaggagcagctggacaTCGCCTTCCAGAGCTACAGCAGCACCCAGGCCAACACTCAGCCCTCAAGGACCAGCAGCCCCGCCTCGGGGGGCACCGTGGTGGAGCAGAACAGGGCCAACACCGCCCAGGAGAAACAAGGTGCTAAACCCAAGGCCTCGCTGGAgaaaggcagctccagcagtAAAGATGGGAAGACGTCTGTGTGGATATAA